The following proteins come from a genomic window of Pseudomonas sp. J452:
- a CDS encoding PaaI family thioesterase: protein MSDNPVLERAERFLSALRHCQVLGIAVHEAVPSGLTLRLPYSTQIIGNPESGVIHGGAITTLMDTTCGISTVCVLPEFEICPTLDLRIDYMRPAQPHKDVFGFAECYRVTENIIFTRGYAYQDNPDEPIAHVVGAFMRMGKAAQGDSVLKGGA, encoded by the coding sequence ATGAGCGATAACCCTGTTCTAGAGCGCGCCGAGCGCTTTTTATCGGCCTTGCGCCATTGCCAGGTATTGGGCATTGCCGTTCATGAGGCGGTGCCGTCTGGTCTGACCCTGCGTCTGCCCTATAGCACGCAGATCATCGGCAACCCGGAGAGTGGCGTGATCCACGGCGGCGCCATCACCACCCTGATGGACACCACTTGCGGCATTTCCACGGTCTGCGTGCTGCCGGAGTTCGAGATCTGCCCGACCCTCGACCTGCGTATCGACTACATGCGCCCGGCTCAGCCGCACAAAGATGTGTTTGGTTTCGCCGAATGCTACCGGGTCACCGAGAACATCATCTTCACCCGTGGGTATGCCTATCAGGACAACCCCGACGAGCCGATTGCCCACGTGGTAGGCGCCTTCATGCGTATGGGTAAGGCTGCGCAGGGCGATAGCGTCCTCAAGGGAGGTGCCTGA
- a CDS encoding MAPEG family protein, which yields MTLPFWCVFISAVLIFLSKIPVAKAMNADGGYDNRHPRAQQARLTGFGARALAAHQNSFEAFPLFAVGVLMAHVTQTHGQLVNILAVTFVIARVLYLVLYWADLHWQRSLVWVVGLLCSLLLMISPALG from the coding sequence ATGACCCTGCCTTTCTGGTGTGTTTTTATCAGTGCTGTGCTGATTTTTCTGTCGAAGATTCCCGTGGCCAAGGCGATGAATGCCGATGGCGGTTACGACAACCGTCATCCACGGGCCCAGCAGGCGCGACTTACCGGCTTTGGTGCGCGCGCGCTGGCCGCGCATCAGAACAGTTTCGAGGCTTTCCCGCTGTTTGCCGTCGGTGTGTTGATGGCGCATGTGACCCAGACCCACGGGCAACTGGTGAATATCCTGGCGGTCACCTTTGTCATCGCCCGAGTGCTTTATCTGGTGCTGTATTGGGCGGACCTGCACTGGCAGCGCAGTTTGGTGTGGGTAGTGGGGCTGTTGTGCAGCCTGCTGCTGATGATCAGTCCAGCGTTGGGCTGA
- the pgsA gene encoding CDP-diacylglycerol--glycerol-3-phosphate 3-phosphatidyltransferase yields the protein MNIPNLLTVLRVALIPVIILFFYLPFSWSYLATSAIFSLAAITDWFDGYLARRWEQSTPLGAFLDPVADKLMVAVALVLLVEEHANLWLTLPAAIIIGREIVVSALREWMAELGARAHVAVSQLGKWKTAAQMVALVILLANPPLLTFWVGLGYALLIIAAGLTLWSMVQYLLAAWPHLSSSSEKK from the coding sequence ATGAACATTCCGAATTTGCTCACCGTTCTGCGCGTTGCCCTGATTCCCGTCATCATCCTGTTCTTCTATCTGCCCTTTTCCTGGAGCTATCTGGCAACCAGTGCGATTTTTTCTCTGGCGGCCATCACCGACTGGTTCGATGGCTACCTGGCGCGGCGCTGGGAGCAGAGCACCCCGCTGGGCGCGTTCCTCGATCCGGTGGCAGACAAGCTGATGGTGGCCGTGGCGCTGGTGCTGCTGGTCGAAGAACACGCCAACCTGTGGCTGACGCTGCCGGCGGCCATCATCATCGGGCGCGAGATCGTCGTTTCGGCACTGCGTGAATGGATGGCCGAACTGGGGGCGCGGGCGCATGTCGCCGTATCCCAGCTGGGCAAGTGGAAAACCGCCGCGCAGATGGTGGCGTTGGTGATCCTGCTGGCCAATCCGCCGCTGCTGACCTTCTGGGTCGGTCTCGGCTACGCCCTGCTGATCATCGCTGCCGGCCTGACCCTGTGGTCGATGGTGCAGTACCTGCTGGCTGCTTGGCCGCATCTGAGCAGCAGCTCGGAAAAGAAATAA
- the uvrC gene encoding excinuclease ABC subunit UvrC, whose protein sequence is MSAPFDSSAFLATCSGRPGVYRMFDGEAKLLYVGKASNLKKRLASYFRKTGLAPKTAALVGRIAQVETTITANETEALLLEQTLIKQWRPPYNILLRDDKSYPYVLLSDGEFPRLGIHRGAKKEKGRYFGPYPSAGAIRESLNLLQKTFLVRQCEDSYFKNRTRPCLQYQIKRCKGPCVGLVEPEEYAEDVRHSVMFLDGRSSALTDELSAAMEKAAMNLEFERAAELRDQIGLLRRVQDQQSMEGGTGDVDVVAAMVNPGGACVHLISVRGGRVLGSKNFFPQVGIEEEGGAVLAAFLAQYYLSSHERDLPSELIVNVVHEDLPTLAAALAELRGRELAISHRVRGTRARWQQLAITNAEQALSARLANRQHVAARFEALAEALDLDEPLQRLECYDISHSSGEATVASCVVFGPEGPLKSDYRRFNIEGVTAGDDYAAMHQALTRRFSRLKDGEGKLPDILLVDGGKGQMAMARDVLQELAVPDLILLGVAKGVTRKPGLETLYLNDAEHEFTLPADSPALHLIQQIRDEAHRFAITGHRARRGKARRTSSLEDVAGVGPKRRRELLKHFGGLQELTRASIDEIAKAPGISKKLAESIYAALHSE, encoded by the coding sequence ATGTCCGCGCCGTTCGACTCGAGTGCCTTCCTCGCCACCTGTAGCGGCCGCCCTGGCGTGTACCGGATGTTCGATGGCGAGGCCAAGCTGCTCTATGTAGGCAAAGCCTCCAACCTGAAGAAGCGCCTGGCCAGCTACTTTCGCAAGACCGGCCTGGCGCCGAAGACTGCGGCGCTGGTGGGGCGCATCGCGCAAGTCGAAACCACCATCACGGCCAACGAGACCGAAGCGTTGCTGCTCGAGCAGACGCTGATCAAACAGTGGCGGCCGCCGTACAACATCCTGCTGCGTGACGACAAATCCTACCCCTACGTGCTGCTCTCCGATGGCGAGTTCCCGCGCCTGGGCATTCATCGGGGAGCGAAGAAGGAGAAGGGTCGCTATTTCGGCCCGTACCCGAGCGCCGGGGCGATCCGTGAAAGCCTCAACCTGCTGCAGAAGACCTTTCTGGTTCGCCAGTGCGAAGACAGCTATTTCAAGAACCGCACGCGGCCTTGCCTGCAATACCAGATCAAGCGCTGCAAGGGGCCTTGCGTCGGCCTGGTCGAGCCGGAGGAATATGCTGAGGACGTTCGCCACTCGGTGATGTTTCTCGATGGCCGCAGCAGTGCACTGACCGACGAACTGTCCGCAGCGATGGAAAAGGCGGCGATGAACCTGGAGTTCGAGCGGGCCGCCGAGTTGCGCGACCAGATCGGCCTGCTGCGCCGGGTGCAGGATCAGCAGAGCATGGAAGGCGGTACCGGTGACGTCGACGTGGTGGCGGCCATGGTCAATCCGGGTGGCGCCTGTGTGCATTTGATCAGCGTGCGTGGCGGTCGCGTATTAGGTAGCAAGAACTTCTTCCCGCAGGTGGGTATCGAGGAGGAGGGTGGCGCCGTCTTGGCTGCGTTCCTCGCGCAGTACTACTTGAGCAGTCACGAGCGCGACCTGCCCAGCGAACTGATCGTCAACGTCGTGCATGAAGACTTGCCCACCCTGGCGGCGGCGCTGGCCGAGCTGCGCGGGCGGGAACTGGCGATCAGTCATCGGGTACGTGGTACGCGGGCGCGCTGGCAGCAACTGGCGATCACCAATGCCGAGCAGGCCCTGAGCGCGCGCCTGGCCAACCGGCAGCATGTGGCGGCGCGTTTCGAGGCACTGGCCGAGGCGCTGGACCTGGATGAACCGCTGCAACGCTTGGAGTGCTACGACATCAGTCACTCCAGTGGCGAGGCGACCGTGGCTTCCTGCGTGGTGTTCGGCCCGGAAGGGCCGCTCAAATCCGACTATCGGCGCTTCAATATCGAAGGCGTGACTGCCGGTGACGACTATGCCGCCATGCACCAGGCTCTGACCCGGCGCTTCAGTCGGCTGAAAGATGGCGAGGGCAAACTGCCGGATATCCTGCTGGTCGACGGCGGCAAGGGGCAGATGGCCATGGCCCGCGACGTGCTGCAGGAACTGGCCGTACCCGATCTGATCCTGCTTGGCGTGGCCAAGGGCGTGACGCGCAAGCCGGGCCTGGAAACCCTGTACCTGAACGATGCCGAGCACGAGTTCACCTTGCCGGCCGATTCGCCGGCACTGCACCTGATCCAGCAGATTCGCGACGAAGCACACCGTTTTGCCATCACCGGGCACCGCGCGCGGCGTGGCAAGGCGCGGCGTACTTCCAGCCTGGAAGATGTGGCGGGTGTAGGGCCCAAGCGCCGGCGCGAGCTGCTCAAGCATTTTGGCGGCTTGCAGGAGCTGACCCGCGCCAGCATCGATGAAATCGCCAAGGCGCCAGGTATTAGCAAAAAGCTCGCCGAGTCGATTTATGCGGCCTTGCACAGCGAGTAG
- the uvrY gene encoding UvrY/SirA/GacA family response regulator transcription factor, with product MIKVLVVDDHDLVRTGITRMLADIDGLQVIGQADSGEEALKKARELKPDVVLMDVKMPGIGGLEATRKLLRSYPDLKVIAVTACEDDLFPTRLLQAGAAGYLTKGAALEEMVQAIRMAFAGQRYISSQIAQQLALKSFQPNNSGSPFDSLSEREIQIALMIANCHKVQTISDKLCLSPKTVNTYRYRIYEKLSITSDVELALLAVRHGMVDAIS from the coding sequence TTGATTAAGGTGCTAGTGGTCGACGACCACGATCTGGTTCGAACAGGCATTACCCGCATGCTGGCCGATATCGATGGCTTGCAGGTGATCGGGCAGGCGGACTCCGGTGAGGAGGCGCTGAAGAAAGCCCGCGAGCTCAAGCCGGATGTCGTCCTGATGGACGTCAAGATGCCAGGCATTGGCGGTCTCGAAGCCACGCGAAAACTGCTGCGCAGTTATCCCGACCTGAAAGTCATCGCCGTCACTGCCTGCGAGGACGATCTGTTTCCGACCCGCTTGCTGCAGGCCGGTGCCGCCGGTTACCTGACCAAGGGCGCGGCGCTGGAGGAGATGGTGCAGGCCATCCGCATGGCGTTTGCCGGGCAGCGCTACATCAGCTCGCAGATTGCCCAGCAATTGGCGCTGAAGTCCTTCCAGCCGAACAATAGCGGTTCGCCGTTTGACTCGTTGTCCGAGCGGGAAATCCAGATTGCCCTGATGATCGCCAACTGCCACAAGGTGCAAACCATCTCCGACAAGCTGTGCCTGTCGCCGAAGACGGTGAACACCTACCGCTATCGCATCTACGAGAAACTCTCCATCACCAGTGACGTGGAACTGGCTCTGCTGGCCGTGCGTCATGGCATGGTCGATGCCATCAGCTGA
- a CDS encoding MgtC/SapB family protein: MSALSLEQLASYWAQPELAVNLVIIFNLVGALLLGLVVGYERSYHGRAAGMRTYGMVCMASAALTVFCGYPEYWYGGHFANSTGIDPTRVIQGIVTGIGFLGAGLIMKDGVSISGLTTAASIWSSSAIGVLVGVGFYGAAILLTLISAALMMWGAKIEARLPSKPAIAIVLRFAAGYEKPSAEVLRQIARDRGYVIAASSFVISYEQQQLEWRFVAVAIDGHKSARITDMADELSRFEGVSKFQMSHARN; the protein is encoded by the coding sequence GTGAGTGCATTGTCCCTGGAACAGCTCGCCAGTTACTGGGCGCAGCCTGAGCTCGCCGTCAATCTCGTCATCATTTTCAATCTGGTCGGCGCTCTACTGCTCGGCCTGGTGGTTGGTTACGAGCGCTCCTATCACGGCCGCGCCGCCGGCATGCGCACCTATGGCATGGTGTGCATGGCATCTGCCGCACTCACGGTGTTTTGCGGCTATCCGGAATACTGGTACGGCGGACATTTCGCCAACAGCACCGGGATCGACCCGACCCGTGTCATTCAAGGGATAGTCACCGGTATTGGCTTTCTCGGTGCCGGCCTGATCATGAAAGACGGCGTAAGCATCAGCGGCCTAACCACTGCCGCCTCGATCTGGTCGTCTTCGGCGATTGGCGTGCTGGTCGGCGTCGGCTTCTATGGCGCAGCGATTCTGCTCACCCTGATATCCGCAGCGCTGATGATGTGGGGTGCCAAAATCGAGGCACGCCTGCCATCGAAACCGGCCATAGCCATCGTCCTGCGCTTCGCCGCTGGCTACGAGAAACCCTCAGCGGAAGTGCTGCGGCAGATCGCCCGTGACCGCGGCTATGTAATAGCCGCCAGCTCTTTCGTGATCAGCTACGAGCAACAGCAACTGGAGTGGCGCTTCGTCGCCGTCGCCATCGACGGGCACAAGAGTGCCCGTATCACCGACATGGCCGATGAACTGTCACGCTTCGAGGGAGTGTCGAAGTTCCAGATGTCCCATGCGCGTAACTGA
- a CDS encoding Bax inhibitor-1/YccA family protein — MHEQDYALSHAQVDQQEVSKVLRNTYGLLALTLAFSGLVAYFAQQMNLPYPNIFVVLIGFYGLFFLTMKLRNSAWGLLSTFALTGFMGYTLGPILNRYLGMSGGGEVISSAFAMTALVFFGLSAYVLTTRKDMSFLGGFITAGFFVLLGATLASFFFQISGLQLAISAGFVLFSSACILFQTSAIIHGGERNYIMATISLYVSIYNLFVSLLQIFGIMGSDD; from the coding sequence ATGCACGAACAAGATTACGCGCTCAGCCATGCGCAGGTCGACCAGCAGGAAGTCAGCAAAGTCCTGCGTAATACCTATGGTTTGCTGGCCCTGACCCTGGCTTTCAGCGGCCTGGTGGCGTACTTTGCCCAGCAGATGAACCTGCCCTACCCCAACATTTTCGTGGTGCTGATCGGCTTCTACGGCCTGTTCTTCCTCACCATGAAGCTGCGCAACTCGGCCTGGGGCCTGCTGTCGACTTTCGCCCTGACCGGCTTCATGGGTTACACCCTGGGCCCGATCCTCAACCGTTATCTGGGCATGAGTGGCGGCGGTGAAGTCATCAGCTCGGCCTTCGCCATGACCGCTCTGGTGTTCTTCGGTCTGTCGGCCTATGTGCTGACCACCCGCAAGGACATGAGCTTCCTCGGCGGTTTCATCACCGCGGGCTTCTTCGTCCTGCTGGGCGCCACGCTGGCCAGCTTCTTCTTCCAGATCAGCGGGCTGCAACTGGCGATCAGCGCCGGCTTTGTGCTGTTCTCCTCGGCCTGCATCCTGTTCCAGACCAGCGCGATCATCCACGGCGGTGAGCGCAACTACATCATGGCCACCATCAGCCTGTATGTATCGATCTACAACCTGTTCGTCAGCCTGCTGCAGATCTTCGGCATCATGGGCAGCGACGACTGA
- the tusD gene encoding sulfurtransferase complex subunit TusD, with translation MKFAIALFAPAHLPSSRRALRFAEAALAGGHEIVRLFFYQDGVHSASANTVSAQDELDLPAEWRAFVEQQKLDAVVCIAAALRRGVLNEEEAQRYQKPAANLGAPWELSGLGQLHEANQLADRLICFGGH, from the coding sequence ATGAAGTTCGCCATTGCCCTGTTCGCCCCGGCCCACCTGCCCTCCTCGCGCCGCGCCCTGCGCTTTGCCGAGGCAGCGCTTGCCGGCGGCCATGAGATCGTGCGCCTGTTCTTCTATCAGGACGGCGTGCACAGCGCCTCGGCCAATACGGTCAGCGCCCAGGACGAACTGGACCTGCCTGCCGAGTGGCGCGCCTTCGTCGAACAGCAGAAGCTGGATGCCGTGGTGTGCATTGCTGCCGCCCTGCGCCGTGGCGTGCTCAACGAGGAAGAAGCACAGCGCTACCAGAAGCCGGCCGCCAACCTCGGCGCGCCCTGGGAGCTGTCGGGACTGGGTCAGCTGCACGAAGCCAACCAGTTGGCTGACCGCCTGATCTGCTTCGGAGGCCACTGA
- the tusC gene encoding sulfurtransferase complex subunit TusC, with protein sequence MSKSLLIISRQAPWAGPSAREALDIALAGGAFDLPLGLLFLDDGVFQLLAQQQPAALQQKDLTANLQALPIFGVESLYAASRSLSERGLSEQPLALPVEQLDDSQLTLLIDRYDQVITI encoded by the coding sequence ATGAGCAAATCCCTGTTGATCATCAGTCGCCAGGCGCCCTGGGCCGGTCCCAGCGCCCGCGAGGCCCTGGACATCGCCCTGGCCGGTGGCGCCTTCGACCTGCCACTGGGCCTGCTATTTCTCGATGACGGCGTGTTCCAGCTCCTGGCGCAGCAGCAACCCGCGGCTCTGCAGCAGAAGGACCTGACCGCTAACCTGCAGGCCCTGCCAATATTCGGCGTCGAATCGCTGTATGCCGCCAGCCGCAGCCTCAGCGAACGCGGCCTCAGCGAACAGCCCCTGGCGCTGCCGGTGGAGCAACTCGACGACAGCCAACTGACCCTGCTTATCGACCGCTACGACCAGGTGATCACGATCTGA
- the tusB gene encoding sulfurtransferase complex subunit TusB codes for MATLHLLSHSPFSDSRFASCLRLLGPQDGLLLSGDAVYALQPGTVQLQALQLMPAGIALFALDEDLQARHLQVPDRAQAVDYPAFVELCASYAKVNSWL; via the coding sequence ATGGCCACTCTGCACCTGCTTTCCCACTCCCCATTCAGCGACAGCCGTTTCGCCAGCTGCCTGCGCCTGCTCGGCCCGCAAGACGGCCTGCTGCTCAGCGGCGATGCGGTCTACGCCCTGCAACCGGGTACCGTTCAGCTGCAAGCCCTGCAGTTGATGCCGGCGGGCATCGCCCTGTTTGCCCTCGACGAAGACCTGCAAGCGCGCCATCTACAAGTGCCAGACCGCGCCCAGGCAGTCGATTACCCCGCCTTTGTCGAGCTGTGCGCCAGCTATGCCAAGGTCAACAGCTGGCTATGA
- a CDS encoding TusE/DsrC/DsvC family sulfur relay protein: MSNLIVDGRSIALDKDGYLAELADWSPATAEALAASEDLQLGAEHWEILELLRAFYSEFQLSPATRPLIKYVALKLGPEKGNSLHLNRLFKGTPAKLAAKLAGLPKPTNCL; this comes from the coding sequence ATGAGCAACCTGATAGTTGATGGCCGCAGCATCGCCCTGGACAAGGATGGCTATCTAGCCGAGCTGGCCGACTGGTCGCCAGCCACTGCCGAAGCCCTGGCTGCTAGTGAAGACCTGCAACTGGGTGCCGAACACTGGGAAATCCTCGAGCTGCTGCGCGCCTTCTACAGCGAGTTCCAGCTGTCGCCGGCTACCCGCCCGCTGATCAAATACGTGGCCCTCAAGCTCGGCCCGGAAAAAGGCAACAGCCTGCACCTCAACCGCCTGTTCAAGGGCACGCCCGCCAAGCTCGCCGCCAAACTGGCTGGCCTGCCGAAACCGACCAATTGCCTGTGA
- a CDS encoding glycosyl transferase family protein: protein MILVAPPEHPFAQFVRILGKGKRGARNMSREEAREAMGLLLDDKVEDTQLGAFLMLLRHKEESAEELAGFTEALRERLVTPPIAVDLDWPSYAGKKRHLPWFLLAVKALAASGVRIHLHGGGAHTAGRLYSEQLLEQLAIPICQSWTAVAESLDRHNLAFTPLGAWAPQLQRMIDLRNTLGLRSPIHSLARILNPLGARCVMQSIFHPGYQATHREASQLLGDTAIVIKGEGGEIEVNPDGQCHLYGTAGGENWDEEWPALSAQRHVKPEQLDPTHLLAFWNGEAEDAYGRLAVLSTIALGLRALGEPRESALARAETIWNARAQSAD from the coding sequence ATGATTCTCGTAGCTCCCCCGGAACATCCCTTCGCCCAGTTCGTGCGCATCCTTGGCAAGGGCAAGCGCGGCGCACGCAACATGAGCCGCGAGGAAGCCCGCGAAGCCATGGGCCTGCTGCTCGACGACAAGGTCGAAGACACCCAGCTGGGCGCCTTTCTCATGCTGTTGCGGCACAAGGAGGAAAGCGCCGAGGAGCTGGCCGGTTTCACCGAGGCCCTGCGTGAACGCCTGGTGACGCCGCCGATTGCCGTCGACCTGGACTGGCCCAGCTATGCCGGCAAGAAGCGTCACCTGCCCTGGTTCCTCCTGGCCGTCAAAGCCCTGGCCGCCAGCGGCGTGCGCATCCACCTGCACGGCGGCGGCGCGCATACCGCCGGACGCCTGTACAGCGAGCAACTGCTGGAACAGCTCGCCATCCCGATCTGCCAGTCGTGGACGGCAGTTGCCGAGAGCCTGGATCGCCACAACCTGGCCTTCACCCCGCTGGGCGCCTGGGCGCCACAGCTGCAACGGATGATCGACCTGCGCAACACCCTCGGCCTGCGTTCGCCGATCCACTCGCTGGCGCGCATCCTCAACCCGCTGGGCGCGCGCTGCGTGATGCAGAGCATCTTCCACCCCGGTTACCAGGCCACGCACCGCGAGGCCAGCCAGTTGCTCGGCGACACGGCCATCGTGATCAAGGGCGAAGGTGGCGAGATCGAGGTCAACCCGGACGGCCAGTGCCACTTGTATGGCACCGCCGGTGGCGAGAACTGGGACGAGGAATGGCCGGCACTGTCCGCCCAGCGCCACGTCAAGCCAGAGCAGCTGGACCCGACGCATCTGCTGGCCTTCTGGAATGGCGAAGCGGAAGACGCCTATGGCCGCCTGGCGGTGCTCAGCACCATCGCCCTGGGCCTGCGCGCCCTGGGTGAGCCGCGCGAAAGCGCCCTGGCCCGCGCCGAAACGATCTGGAACGCACGCGCTCAGTCGGCTGACTGA
- the cysG gene encoding siroheme synthase CysG, whose protein sequence is MDFLPLFHKLQDRLVLVVGGGEVALRKARLLVESGAILRVVAPEIRDELRELAGPSAQVLQRGYQADDLDGVCLVIAATDNEPLNAQISAQAQARGIPVNVVDAPKLCSVIFPAIVDRSPLIVAITSGGDAPVLARLIRAKIETWIPATYGQLAGLAKKFRAQVRGLFPDVQQRRVFWEDVFQGQIAESVFAGKLGEGERQLEAKIAGIAPRALGEVYLVGAGPGDPDLLTFRALRLMQQADVVLYDRLVAPAIVDLCRRDADRIYVGKQRSKHAVPQEQINQRLVDLAKQGKRVLRLKGGDPFIFGRGGEEIEELAAHGIPFQVVPGITAASGCAAYAGIPLTHRDHAQSVRFVTGHLKDGSSDLPWSELSAPGQTLVFYMGLVGLPAICAELIRHGRAADTPAALVQQGTTQNQRVFTGTLANLPQLVAEHEVHAPTLVIVGEVVQLREKLAWFEGAQSAD, encoded by the coding sequence ATGGATTTTCTTCCCCTGTTCCACAAACTGCAGGATCGCCTGGTGCTGGTCGTCGGCGGTGGTGAAGTGGCGCTGCGCAAGGCGCGCCTGCTGGTCGAGTCGGGTGCGATCTTGCGCGTGGTGGCTCCGGAAATTCGTGACGAGTTGCGCGAGCTGGCCGGGCCGAGCGCCCAGGTTTTGCAGCGTGGCTACCAGGCGGATGATCTGGATGGGGTGTGCCTGGTGATCGCCGCCACCGACAATGAGCCGCTGAATGCGCAGATTTCCGCCCAGGCCCAGGCGCGCGGCATTCCGGTCAATGTGGTGGACGCGCCCAAGCTGTGCAGCGTGATCTTCCCGGCCATCGTCGACCGCTCGCCGCTGATCGTCGCCATCACCAGTGGTGGTGATGCGCCGGTGCTGGCACGGCTGATCCGCGCCAAGATCGAGACCTGGATTCCCGCCACCTATGGCCAACTGGCCGGGCTGGCGAAGAAATTCCGCGCCCAGGTGCGTGGCCTGTTTCCCGATGTGCAGCAGCGCCGGGTGTTCTGGGAAGACGTGTTCCAGGGCCAGATCGCCGAAAGCGTGTTCGCCGGCAAGTTGGGCGAGGGCGAGCGTCAGCTCGAAGCGAAAATCGCCGGCATTGCCCCGCGCGCCCTGGGTGAGGTTTACCTGGTCGGTGCCGGTCCGGGCGATCCGGATCTGCTGACCTTCCGCGCCCTGCGCCTGATGCAGCAGGCCGATGTGGTGCTGTATGACCGTCTGGTGGCGCCGGCCATTGTCGACCTGTGCCGCCGTGATGCCGACCGCATCTACGTCGGCAAACAGCGCTCAAAGCATGCCGTGCCGCAGGAGCAGATCAACCAGCGCCTGGTCGACCTGGCCAAGCAGGGTAAGCGGGTGTTGCGCCTCAAGGGCGGCGACCCGTTTATCTTCGGCCGTGGCGGCGAGGAAATCGAGGAGTTGGCGGCCCACGGCATCCCGTTTCAGGTGGTACCGGGGATTACTGCGGCCTCGGGCTGTGCGGCCTACGCCGGGATTCCGCTGACCCACCGTGACCATGCGCAGTCGGTGCGTTTCGTCACCGGTCATCTCAAGGACGGCAGCAGCGACCTGCCCTGGAGCGAACTGAGTGCGCCGGGGCAGACCTTGGTGTTCTACATGGGCCTGGTCGGGCTGCCGGCCATCTGCGCCGAGCTGATCCGCCATGGCCGCGCGGCGGATACGCCGGCGGCGCTGGTGCAGCAGGGCACCACGCAAAATCAGCGCGTGTTCACCGGTACCCTGGCCAACTTGCCGCAGCTGGTGGCCGAGCATGAGGTGCATGCGCCGACCCTGGTGATAGTCGGTGAGGTGGTGCAGCTACGCGAGAAACTGGCCTGGTTCGAAGGCGCTCAGTCAGCCGACTGA
- the serS gene encoding serine--tRNA ligase → MLDSKLVRTQLQEIADRLATRGFQLDVARFEALEAQRKTVQTRTEQLQNERNTRSKAIGQAKQRGEDIAPLLAEVDKMGSDLEEGKRELESIQAELDNLLLNIPNLPDESVPVGEDEEGNVEVSRWGTPRSFDFPVQDHVALGEQHGWLDFETAAKLSGARFALLRGPIARLHRALAQFMINLHTAEHGYEEAYTPYLVQASALQGTGQLPKFEEDLFKIQRDEQADLYLIPTAEVSLTNIVAGAILDAKQLPLKFVAHTPCFRSEAGASGRDTRGMIRQHQFDKVEMVQIVEPSKSFEALESLTANAERVLQLLELPYRKLALCTGDMGFGAVKTYDLEVWVPSQDKYREISSCSNCGDFQARRMQARYRNPETGKPELVHTLNGSGLAVGRTLVAVLENYQQADGSIRVPDVLKPYMAGIEVIG, encoded by the coding sequence ATGCTCGACTCCAAACTGGTTCGTACCCAACTGCAGGAGATTGCGGACCGCCTGGCTACCCGTGGCTTCCAGCTGGACGTGGCGCGCTTCGAGGCCCTCGAGGCCCAGCGCAAGACCGTGCAGACCCGCACCGAACAGCTGCAGAACGAGCGCAATACCCGCTCCAAGGCCATCGGCCAGGCCAAACAGCGTGGCGAAGACATTGCGCCGCTGCTGGCGGAAGTCGACAAGATGGGCAGCGACCTGGAAGAGGGCAAGCGCGAGCTGGAGTCCATCCAGGCCGAGCTGGACAATCTGCTGCTGAACATCCCCAACCTGCCCGATGAGTCGGTGCCGGTTGGCGAGGATGAAGAAGGCAACGTCGAGGTGTCGCGCTGGGGCACGCCGCGCAGCTTCGACTTCCCGGTGCAGGATCACGTCGCCCTCGGCGAGCAGCATGGCTGGCTGGATTTCGAGACCGCCGCCAAGCTGTCCGGCGCCCGTTTCGCCCTGCTGCGCGGGCCGATCGCGCGTCTGCACCGTGCCCTGGCGCAGTTCATGATCAACCTGCATACCGCCGAGCATGGCTACGAGGAGGCCTATACGCCTTACCTGGTGCAGGCCTCCGCGCTGCAGGGCACCGGCCAGCTGCCGAAGTTCGAAGAGGACCTGTTCAAGATCCAGCGCGACGAGCAGGCCGACCTGTACCTGATCCCGACTGCCGAAGTATCGCTGACCAACATCGTTGCCGGCGCGATCCTCGACGCCAAGCAGCTGCCGCTCAAGTTCGTCGCCCACACCCCGTGCTTCCGCAGCGAAGCCGGCGCCTCGGGCCGCGATACCCGCGGCATGATCCGCCAGCACCAGTTCGACAAGGTCGAGATGGTGCAGATCGTCGAGCCGTCCAAGTCCTTCGAGGCACTGGAAAGCCTCACCGCCAACGCCGAACGCGTGCTGCAGCTGCTCGAGCTGCCTTACCGCAAGCTGGCGCTATGCACCGGTGACATGGGCTTCGGCGCGGTAAAAACCTATGACTTGGAAGTCTGGGTGCCGAGCCAGGACAAGTACCGCGAAATTTCCTCCTGCTCCAACTGCGGCGACTTCCAGGCCCGGCGCATGCAGGCGCGCTATCGCAACCCGGAAACCGGCAAGCCGGAGCTGGTGCACACCCTCAATGGCTCCGGCCTGGCGGTGGGCCGCACCCTGGTGGCGGTGCTGGAGAACTACCAGCAGGCCGACGGCAGCATCCGTGTGCCGGACGTGCTGAAGCCTTATATGGCCGGTATCGAAGTCATCGGGTAA